The DNA segment tagagttgggattttgtacttgtattttgagtatggaccttagaacaatcctcttttagggtattagtggttgtaaggtgaataacatcttattttccagtttccaACATTTATTTCtctgtacatatgttgcttatcaacacactcattatactttggtacttttgagtgttatagttgatttataaggcatcaaaatTGTACAAATGtaaatcttagtatgtaatgtactgaaaaattgtacttatttccatgcgtaagcccttaactttatgggtcatggtattgtacattataatgtattcacatataccacttaactttatagttcagaattttaaatgaaggcatgcatcttaggagttcttgtgattattccacaataatagattagtcttaggaaagacttaatctggaataactttagtgatagcaattatgttagagagttcttgattatcataagagacatgatgttcgatttatcctattcatcatgctctAATGTTCTTCTGTAGTATCTTTATCAGAAAAAAGCAGTAGGATTATcatgtcttaagagataatcaaagatttaatttaagagctaattcttatagaaactttaaatacaacaaaacattttaggtttaggaattagagtggatgagatatagaatttttaggaagaaaattatagtgagaaAAGTTATGGGTACTTAAAAAAAGGCAGACTAAATGATCATAAAATTAAtgaaggatcattatgtgaagaggttgtgatatgtctattactaacatcaaaataatagacttagttaaaattctatttaaacgaagacaaatcaactttggccagaagtgtaatcatttaagaaTGTGTGCatagtaatcgtgacaaatcagctttggccaggaATGAGACAatactttagttatgcacttgttaagtatgctatacatgaatgaattaaatcagctttggccagatattaagatattcacgtttgtaatgcacactcaacatagctttcgtaatacttgaacaataaatagatgtattaaatcagctttgaccagaaatgatacatcaaaagctcattcaagttaagctattttggtttttgCAAAATTATCTGATTAATtaagtatttacaaaaccaaattttagttcacattaacagcttaaaataatgaggtttcgagtgagatctcgactcagttatgaggtctcgagtgagatctcgagtcaggtctcgactcATCTTGAaacattatgaggtctcgagtcattaaggtcttgagtcgcaacctcagTCGAAATCTCGAGGTCTCGAGTACTAAGTTTTACGAGATCTCGACTCAataatgaggtctcgagtcgcaaccttgtggtctcgagttggaACCATGGTTTCGAGTTGTGAAGATTGAAaccccttatgatttcgagtcgcaaccttgtggtctcgagtcgaaatcttggtctcgagtcatgaaaactgaaaacccttatgatttcgagtcgaaaTCTTATGGTCTCGACTCGTTAAGGATGATCTCGAACCTTCTGTAAACAGTTGTTATCGTGAAAACATAACTAAAAATTCGAATTCTTAGGGATTTTGAGATGTAATTTCCTATTTTAGTgctgatctaattttatcaaatatttcgaaaattataATCTGGTTATCAATAAACAGTTTTCGAAAAAACTTAGAagataaaattggatcaaaacaGGAAAACACTCAATAATCCTAattacattccaaaacataaaggaatttcgaattttcctaagaacacatgatgaaccctaaaaaaataaataaataaataaaacatgattctggaacccgaaacctgaaattAAGGCTTCTAGAACAGATTTCGGAACATTAAGGTTACTATTTCAAAGTGGACGTGAATTATTCTGGACGAAAATTATGAGCATCTTTGCATGGATATTAGGTGGGCCATGAAAGTGCAGTAAGTTCTCATGAAATTTGGATTGTGGGCTCTTTaaatggaatatatatatatatatatatatatatatatatatatatatatatatatatatatagggagccgctagaatgagaaccacctcgagttgtaagaaccgcgagaactacaccccacggagcgccgttcgccgcgatttttttttacaagtagatgtgtgcattataaacacggccgtaaaaaatcacggcgaacggcgctccgtggggtgtacttttttacacctcaagtttggtgaaaaaaaaaagaaaaaagaaaaaaaattaaaaaacaccaaacttgaggtgtaaaaaagtacaccccacggagcgccgttcgccgtgattttttacggccgtgtttataatgcacacatctacttgtaaaaaaaaaatcgcggcgaacggcgctccgtggggtgtagttctcgcggttcttacaactcggggtggttctcattctagcagccccctatatatatatatatatatatatatatatatatatatatatatatatatatatataaatgagatggatttgggctaTGTGGCATGTGATTTTGGAgctttttgatgatgtggcaaccTATAGTGGAGGTGGATTGTGAGTTTAGGATGGAATTGAGAATAGAATTCTAAATTCACTATATTATTACAAAAGGACGCGGGATCCGAAACAATTAGGTCGGACTTTTGGATCATCCACCTCCTAAAATGGATCTTATATATTATTTTGCAAAACCCTAGCAGCCTTCATCTGCATTCTTTCTCATCTCCATTAACGATTTAGCAACAGGTTTTGCAAAACCCTAGACACAACCTTCTTCAATCACCGCATCTTCTTCTTCAATTCCCCTTTTCCTTTGGTCCGTTCTTGCAATCTAAGTTCTTATTTTTCTCCATTAAATTTCTTCTCCAGTCGATTTATGAATTAGGTACGAAATCTTCAATCTTTGCAACTTTGTGATGTTTCTAATGTTTCAAGATTGCTGAATCCGCCGCCATGTTCTTCGATCTCCTAATGAAGGGAAGTTTTTCTTGGATGGTCCGCGTGTTTCAGATCTGTATAATCTATGTTTCATATCTGTATAATTTGTATTGATAAGATCTAATGACTTTGTTTGTGTTGTTTGATGAACGATTATGAGATAAAGGTATATATCTTGGGTTTTGGTGATTTAATTTTGTGTGCATATAGATCTGAAAGTTTATGTTTGTATATTATTTGTTGAATTTTGAGTAGATAGTTTTTATTTTATAGATCTGAAAGTTTATGTTTGTATATTATTTGTTGAATTTTGATGTAGATAGTTTCTGTTTGTATATGattctttgatttttttagatttgaaAGTTTTCCTTGTGCATACAGAAGCTAGAGTCAAGTATGTAATTCAGTTCAGTTTAGCTGTTATGAGATTACTTAGAAGATGTTCTTCCTTTAGCAATTCGTCAATGTTCATCACATATATGTTCTTCGTTCTTAATCTTTAATGTTTTTGTTATTTGAATGCAAAATgaacggatagtccctgtggtttggtaaaatttcacctttagtccccaacatttaaaaattacactcttagtccctgtggtttgacaagttgttactcggatagtccccaaagcggatggaggttagtttttctggttaagtgggtgtgaaatgacaaggactatccgagtaacaacttgtcaaaccacagggactatccgagtaacaacttgtcgaaccacagggactatctgagtaaccttcatccgctttagggactatctgagtaataacttgtcaaaccacagggattaagagtgtaattctgaaaagttggggactaaaggtgaaatttcaccaaaccacagggactatccgtgcattttactctatcTGAATCTAATCGTATTAATCgtactttttgtttttgtttttgatctcATAAACCCTACACACACAATGTCCACATACGGTTCTTCTTTTTGTCGCAGTTCTTCAATGGGTAACAAAGCTATGTCAATTGAATATCTCTGAATCTAATCGTATTATTTTACCCATTCTTATTCAAGATGATGACCAAGTTAGCAATCCTTCtaatatttcttattctttttctcAATCCATTTAATGCTTCCATTTGTTACGATTTTTTTTTCattaaggttttcttatgaaaccctaacatattttatttcaaagtttttgattATTTTCTTGTTTTGTGTTACGATTAAGTTTGAGGCTATATTAAACGGCTTTGTCCGATTTGATAATGCATATGGTCTGATTCTTAGGTTTCGGTCACAATCTTTCCTAATCGTCGCCACTTCAAATATGTTGTTACCGCTGCAAGATCATAAATGTTAGTGTCTGGAACGTTGTCAGATAGGTTGATTTTGTTTCGAATCCGCATGTATATTGATGTATCATGAAATATCTGTGTATATTCTAATTGTAATATTGATATTTATTTTGTGTTTTCATTTGTTTACAGTAGCTTGAATGCTTGATGTTGCGTTTTTATGATTTGTGAACTAACGACGTCGTTTTTTAAGTTGATTCGTTATTTTCCAGCAGCTTGATGTTGATTATTATGATTTGTAAAAAAACGATGTTTTTTAAGCTTTTCCCAGTAGTGTGATTTTACGTTATTATGATTTTTGAATTAATGGTATCGTTTTTCATCTATATAATTCGTTTATTTCCGGTAGTTTGAGGTtgcatttttattatttttgaacaAACGACGTCGATTTTGAAGTTGATGTTAGTCTAATTAGGTTAATAGTGTGTGCATCTTGTGGTTGGTTTGAAGTTAATGTGAATTGTTGGTGTGTGTTCAAAAGAAGGTTGTGAATCCGTTGTTAGAGAAGCAACCAAAGCAGTTTGGGATCGGGGGAGCTTTGCCTCCTAAAAAGGATGTCCACATGTTTGTGAGATGGCCACCAGTTGTTCAAATTCAGAGGGAAAAGAGGAATCTCAAGCAATGTTTGAAGGTTCCACCAGCTTTGAAACAGTTTACTAAGACCCTTGACAAAAATCTAGGTATTTGTTTTGTCGTTTGTATTGCATTTTTTATTATCATTTGTGGTTTACTTTGTATTAATCTTAGGGTTTAAGAAAACTGAGAAGCAAACTCAACAACATATTTAACTTCATGATATCTATAGAATGTTGTTAAAGATGTTTCGTTAAGTTATATTTAGTTGTTTTAGAAAAGTTTGTATTAGTTTTTTTTTGGTCCCAAAGTCTGAGGAAATTGCAATTTGTTTGTCTTTGTAAGGTATTGAATCTCTTTGTAAGAGCATGTAATTTAGTTATATGTTGTTTGAAGTTCGGTCATTTTGTTAACTTAGTGTTGGTTTTTGCTATTTTTTATACAGATATTGCAAGGTTGGCTCGAAATGTGAAAAGAAGGTAATTTTAGCTGGAGAATTGGAGGAAAACCTTTGGTGCGGTTCTTTGGTTCGGTAGTATAATTCTCTTTACAAGTGTTAGCAAAGGTATGTTATATAACTACAATAGTTTGTTTAACTTTTTTATGAATTgaccgttttgacccgtttatggGTGACatggatgagcaaatggtaccaggTACCATTTGCCGTGGTCTGGAACGTCGCCAAACAGGTTGATTTTCTTAGCGATACATATAATCAGCCGATTATATTGGCTGTTATCTTGTGAATATTAGTATTAGTTGTATTTGATTTGGTGTATAGCTGTCATATATTTCTGTTTCCTATTTTACGGGTGTATCATTCCCTATTTAAAGGGTTCTCTTATTCAATGGAATTCATTCAGAAATTTATGCAATAAACTcttttatggtatcagagcaattcTGATCACCTTCCTCTCTTCCGTTCTTTTTTTCCTTGTTCTCGGATACGTCCGATCATAATCATGTCTAAAGAAACTGTCGAGCAGCCAACTACCCATCCCTTCACCCATCCTATTCCGTAACAAACATCCAAACCAAAATCAGAACCCTAGACGGCACAAATGTTACCCATTCTACATGGGTAAAGATTTTTCGTCTCCATGTCGTCGCCTACAAAGTTTCTGATCATATCGACGGGACTGCTGCTCCGGCATCTTCATCTGCTGACCATGATGCCTGGAAAGAAATCGATGCATTGGTTCTCCAATGGATATACAGTACAATATCCGATGACCTTCTGAAACGTGTCCTGGACAGCAAAGCTACGGCTCATGCTGCTTGGACAAAACTAGAGAAAATTTTTCTCAGTAACAAGAAGGCACGGGCTGCTTCGCTAGAAACAAAGCTCTGCAATCTCACCTTGTCAGCGTGTTCCTCCATCGAGGACTATTGTCAGCGTTTGACTGACTTGGCCAACCAATTAGCCGATGTAGACATCCCTATCACCGACTCTCGTCTAGTTCTTCAACTAGTACGAGGCCTTCCTGCTGAATACAATACCACAGCGTCGCTAATCAATCAGAATGGTGTTGATTGGGACCAAGCCGTGACTATGCTTAATGATGAGGTCTTGCGTTTGGAAGCACAAAAAGGTACTCAATCTACTGTCTTGGCCGCCACATCTCCTCATACCCCCCACCTCCAACCAACCACTCGAACCAAAACTCACAGCCTTCGGACCCTAACTCTTATTCCACTCGTGGACGGAACCGGGGCCGTGGGTCTTGGAACCGTTGGGGTGGCAGGGGACGAGGCAATAAACGACCACCTTACACACCGTGGCCCGGTCATCAGCAGCAACAATCTGGGTATCCCAACTGGGCCTGGTGGACACCTCCACCATGTCCTTATCCGACCCAACAACAATGGCAGCAATGGCAGCCCAACAGCAGCCCCGTTCAGCAGCCTACAGCTCCTACCCAGGCCCACTTTTCCGGTGTTCCACAGCAGCAGTTTGGAGGATCCAGTCCATCCCCACATGGAGTCTACAATGCACTGAGCCCTTCGGACCTTAGCGCTGCATTCAGCAATATGCAGATGAATTAGCCCTCATCCTCTTGGGCTTCAGATCTCATGGATACAGGGGCCAAATCACATGTCACGAACAATCAAGGTAAGTTACTAATCCCACATTCTTCTCCTGTTTGTAGTAAGTTATTGGTGGGCaatgacaatttttttttaccaataCACGGATCGGGAACGGGTTTCCACTCCCTACCCAACCGCACCTATGTCCTACCCAATGTTCTTTACAGCCCACAAGTCATCAAAAATCTTATTTCTGTCAGACGTTTTACTCGTGATAATCAAGTTTCTGTTGAGTTTGACCCCTTTGGTTTTTCCTTGAAGGATCTCAAAACTAAGAAGTTGTTATCCCGCCACAACAGCACTGGAGATCTTTATCCTTTCACTCAGCCGCAACTACCTCCTCAAGCCACGTTTCTTGCTTCAACCAGTCTCTCCTGGCATGATCGTCTGGGTCACCCAGGGGCTCAAGTTTTAGACCTTTTAAATCGTACTTTTAATTTTCATTGTAATAAGAGTAAAAACTCACATGTTTGCAATTCTTGTCAACTTTCTAATAGTAAACGATTGCCCTTTCATGCTTCTAATACTTTTACATTTGCCCCATTTGATATAATCAATTGTGACTTATGGACATCTCCAATCACGAGTAAAACAGGATACAAATAATATATATGGTTTGCATCGATAACATTTCACACTTCGTGTGGGTGTATCCTCTTAAATACAAGTCTGACACATTTCCTACCTTTGCCAGATTTCACCGTCTAATTGAAACACAATTTCATCGTAAAATTAAAACATTTCAATGCGACCTAGGGGGTGAATTTGACAACCTAGCCTTTAAAGAGTTTGCAAACCAACACGGCCTTCTATTTCGGTTTGCGTGTCCCCAAACCCTCTTCCCAAAATTGTCGGGCAGAACGGATGATTCGTCGCCTTAACGACATCATCCGCGCTATGCTCATTCATGCCAATCTCCCCCTCTTTTTTGGTGGAAGCCCTACACACGGCCGTTTACTTGCACAATATTTTACCTACTAAACGTCTAAATTTTTATACCCCTACCTTTGCCCTTTACCTTCGTCATCCCGAGTATGAACACCTACGAGTGTTCGGGTGTGCTTGTTACCCAAACACCTCCGCTACCCAACCACATAAATTGCATGCACACTCTATTCGATGCATTTTTCTTGGGTACCCACTAGACTTTCTCGTGTATCGATGCTTTGACTCAACCACTGGCAATGTACACATCTCTCGCCATGTGACTTTCAATAAGCACGTTTTTCCTTACACCATTCCTCAACAGCCCTACCGCATATAATTTTTTGGACGACACCTTTCCCCCGGGCTTTACTTTTCATCAGCCTATCCCCAAGCCGAAGCCATCCATTACAGCCCCTTACCCCATTACCTATAGTCGGCGCCCTAGACCACCTTCGGCCCAACAACAGCCTGCCCCAAACAACCCACATATACCCGACCCAAACCCAACAACCCCATCTTCCTTCCCTGGACCCGGCCCAAACCCTCCAACTCATCCTCCCACATCCGGCCAGCCCGTACCACATCCACCTCCCATTATTCCCCCAACCAACTCACACCCTATGACCACCCGCTCCAAATCTCGGTCCACAACCCAATCGGCCTTTACTACCACAAACATCTCTCCCATACCCACAACTTATGCCAAGGCCCTATCGGATCCTAATCGGTTAAATGCTATGCAAGCCGAATTTACTACTTTACAGGATAATGAAATGTGGGAACTAGTTCCTCGACCTACGGATCGTCCAGTCATCCGATGTATGTGGCTTTTCCGCCACAAGTTTAAAGCTGATGGTTCACTGGAACATTATAAGGCCAGACTAGTTGTTAATGGGAATTCTCAGACAGTGGGCCTTGACTGCGAGGATACATTCAGTTCAGTTGTAAAACCGGCGACCATTCGGACAGTTCTATCACTCGCAGTCTCACGGTCATGGCATGTCCATCAGTTGGACGTGAAGAATGCTTTCTTACATGGGGAACTTAATAAAACTGTCTTCATGCATCAACCTCCAGGTTTCTATGATAGACGGGCTCCGAGCTTTGTGTGTCGTCTGAAGAAGTCACTTTATGGGCTCAAGCAAGCACCCCGGGCTTGGTACACCCGCTTTGCGTCCTATATTACTTCTCACGGGTTTCGTAGCAGTGCCTGCGACAACTCTCTGTTTATTTATAATCGGGATCCGTCTAACATTGCTTATTTACTATTGTACGTCGATGATATTATTCTTACTGCATCTAATGACACTCTCTTGTATGATATCATTGCCACTCTATCACAGGAGTTTGTTATGACTGACTTGGGACGATTGCATCATTTTTTGGGAATTAAAGTCTCCTAACAATCCCATGGTATTTTTCTTTCACATGCACAATATGCAAAGGATATTTTTGCTCGGGCTTCGATGTCTTCATGTAAACCTTGCACAACTCCCGTCGACCTCTCGGCCAAACTAAGCAGTACCGACGGTCCCCTGTTTTCGGATCCTACTTTATATAGAAGCCTTGCTAGAGCTTTACAGTACCTCACATTCACGAGACCTGACATCTCCTACGCTGCTCAGCAGGTCTGCCTATTTATGCATGAGCCTCGAGATTCTCACTTTGCTTTCATGAAAAGAATCATCCGGTATATTCAAGGAACACTTGATTATGGTATACGTATCATTAAATCAACATCTCATTCTTTGGTGGCGTACTCTGATGCTGACTGGGGTGGTTGCCCAGACTCACGGCGCTCCACATCAGGTTACTGTGTTTTCCTTGGTCATAATCTGATCTCTTGGTCCTCTAAACGACAACCTACTGTATCTAGATCTAGTGCCGAGGCCGAATACAGGGGTCTTGCTAATGTCGTAGCTGAAGCCACATGGATACGCAATTTACTGCTTAAGCTACACATTCCTCTTCAACATGCATCAGTCGTATACTGTGACAACGTCTCAGCTGTGTATCTTTCCAATAATCCAGTGCAGCATCAGCGAACGAAGCACATCGAGATCGACATACATTTTGTTCGGGACAAGGTTCGCGTCGGTCACATTCGGGTGCTTCATGTACCTTCCTCACTGCAATATGCGGATATTTTCACCAAGGGGCTTCCACGGCAGCTGTTCCAGTCTTTTCGCTCCAGCTTGAGCGTATGTCCACCACCCGCTCAATCTGAGGGGGTGTCTTAGCGATACATATAATCAGCCAATTATATTGGCTGTTATCTTGTGAATATTAGTATTAGTTGTATTTGATTTGGTGTATAGCTGTCATAtatttatg comes from the Helianthus annuus cultivar XRQ/B chromosome 4, HanXRQr2.0-SUNRISE, whole genome shotgun sequence genome and includes:
- the LOC110933430 gene encoding uncharacterized protein LOC110933430, whose protein sequence is MSSCKPCTTPVDLSAKLSSTDGPLFSDPTLYRSLARALQYLTFTRPDISYAAQQVCLFMHEPRDSHFAFMKRIIRYIQGTLDYGIRIIKSTSHSLVAYSDADWGGCPDSRRSTSGYCVFLGHNLISWSSKRQPTVSRSSAEAEYRGLANVVAEATWIRNLLLKLHIPLQHASVVYCDNVSAVYLSNNPVQHQRTKHIEIDIHFVRDKVRVGHIRVLHVPSSLQYADIFTKGLPRQLFQSFRSSLSVCPPPAQSEGVS